The sequence below is a genomic window from Acidilobus saccharovorans 345-15.
TCCTTAATCGTGTTAAACCTCACCTCCATGGCCCTCCTGGCCTGGTCGTTGTAAAGGAAGTCAACGTACCTGTGGGCGTACCTGAACTCCGGGCTCAGCTTGGTCCAGTCAGGCGGCTCTATCAGCGCCTTGGCCAGCAGCTGGTAGTCCTTAACCAGGAGCGACAGCTCCCCCTTCATGGTGTAGAAGAGGTCCCCCCTGACCCCAATTATGTCGCCCCTTCCCACATAATAGAGGAACTCCTTGTACCTGTCCCCGAGCTCGTTAACTCTCAGGTAAAGCTGCAGCCTCTCGCCCTCGTCAAAGATGTCAACGAAGGACGCCTTGCCGTGCCTCCTTATGTTGGCCACCCTCCCAGCTGTTGAGATGTCCCTGAGGAAGGGCTCGTGAGGCCTGTCGCCCCTTGAGGCCGCCAGGTCCTTTATCTGCCTGATGGTGTGCGTTATGGGGTACTTGTGAGGGTAGGGGTTGACCCCCTTGGACCTCAGCTCCTCGAGCAGCTTGAGCCTCTCCTTGTCCCACTCCACGCTCACGCTTGAGTGCCCCTGAAGCTATACTTTGGCTAACTTTTAAGCGTGAGGCCCCTGCTGAGCTCCCTGAGCCACTCCCTAATCTCAACAAATGCCACGTCAATGAGTGGGCCCAGGGCCCTTGAGCCGCAGGCCTTGGCCGCCTCCTCGGCCTCGCTGACTATCTTGCCCGGGAGGAGCGCGAGGGGGGCTATGCAGTCCGCGCAGCCGTCATTAACCACGGTCAGCCCGCTGAGCGTTATCATAGCCGCTATCCTTCCCACGTCGTCGAGCTGGTCCTCAAGGAACCTCTTGGCCGGCCAGAAGTAGAGCCTGACGCTGGAGCACCCGGCCTCCCTGGCGGCCCTGGCTATCGCTGACGCGGTCAGCTCGGGCGGTATCGTGCCCCTCCACGAGGCCCCTGACCTCGCGGCGACCTCCATGACCTCCCTTGAGTGCCCTCCCCTCATTGGCATCAGGAGGACCACGTTGTCATCAGCTGACGGACTTATTGACGCGGCCTCCGAGACCTTGACGAGGAGGGCGCCCTCTACCTGCCTGACCATCTCTACCAGTTTTGAATTGTCGCCTCCAGGATCATGATAGACTACATAGAGCAAAGCAGGTCAGTCTTTTCAGCTGCAGTATATGTTTAAAATAGACGTGTATATACTAGTTTAGTCTAGTTGGGCCGCAGGCATATGCAAGGCCCTTATTGGGACCTGCCCATAGGAACCCTTGGCGTCGCTCTTGGAGGACCAGGAGAGCCTAGACATAAGCTCGCTGGAGATGTACGGGGTCACATTCAGGGACTCGTGCTTCCTCAGCATCTCCTCGCACGCCGGAAGGCTTGTAGAAAGGGCCTACCAGGAGCTGCTGCCCCTGTCCCGCGGCGTCGTGGTGCTCTCCACGTGCAACCGCTTTGAGGTGTACCTGGACTCGCCCGCCCACGACAGGGCTGACAGCGCAATTAGCGAGATGCTCGGGTGCCACGTCCACCTGACAGGAGTTGACGCGGCCAGGCACCTCCTCCGCGTTGCCTCAGGCCTCGAGTCCGCAATACTTGGCGAGGACGAGGTGCTTGGCCAGGTCAGGGACGCCTGGGTGTACTCCAGGAGGGCCGGGTACAGCAGCGAGCTCCTGGACACGGTGTTCCACAGCGCTATCTCAGCCGGCGCCAGGGTGAGGAGCTCCACTAACATATCAAGGGGCGTCCTCGGGTACCCGAGGGCGGCGGTTGAGGTGGCCGCGGCCAGGCTGGGAGGGCTTGACGGCAGGAGGGTTGCAGTGGTCGGCGCTGGCATGGCAGCGGGCGAGATGCTTCAGCAGGTCTGCTCTAAGTGGAGGCCCTCCTCCCTGGTTATAGCCGACAGGAGCCCTGAGAAGGCCAGGGCCCTGGGAAGCCTCTGCCAGCAGGCCAAAGTTGAGACAGCCACCCTTCAGCAGCTGCCCTCGCTGGCCCCCTTTGACGTGATGCTCGTGGCCATAAAGGGCGGCATGAGGCCTGAGCTTGAGGTGGCGGCGAGGAGGTCAGGCCTCGTCGTGGACATCTCGACTCCTCCGGCGTCGCCCCTCTTCCACGTGGGCATCGATGAAATCAAGGAGTTTGTAAACGCGAACCTCTCCGCGAGGCTCTCGGAGGTCTCCAGGGCCGAGAGCATTATAGAGGAGGAGCTTGAGAGCCTTCAGCAGATGATACTCAGGAAGGCCGTGGACAGGGCAATTTCTTCAATAATGAGGGTCATAAGCGTCATAGTTGACGAGGAGGCTAAGCTGACGGCTAAGAACATAGCTGGGGGCCAGGACCCCTACCAGGCGGTCTTAACGGCGCTGAACAGCACCGTGAAGAAGACCATGTTCCCAATATTCTCATACCTAAGGGAGAGCCCGGAGTCCAGGGCGGAGCTAGCTAAAGAGCTTATGAACAGGTACAACTCTATGATAGGCCTGAGGGGAAGGAGACCTTGACCGGCTTCCCAAGGATAAGGCCGAGGAGGCTGAGGTCCTCCAGCGCCCTCAGGTCGCTAATAGCTGAGGTTGACCTCTCGCCCTCTAGGTTCATAATGCCGCTCTTCGTGGACGAGAACCTGAAGTCGCCGATTCCAACGCCCGGCCTTGAAGGCTACACCACGTACCCGCCTGACTCAAAAGAACTCATAAACCTGGTCAATGCCGCCATGGAGGTCGGCGTAAAGTCGTTCCTGATCTTCGGGGTCCCGTCCACCAAGGACGAGGTGGGCTCAAGGGCCTTCGCTGAGGATGGCCCTGTGCAGAGGGCCCTAAGGACCATAAGGTCCGAGGTGGGCTGGGAGCCCGTGCTCATGACGGACCTCTGCATATGCGAGTACACCTCGCACGGGCACTGCGGAATCCCAGTGAACTCGAGGAGGGGCACAGTAATTGACAATGACTCAACCCTTAAGGTCTACCAGAAGATAGCCGTGTCGCAGGCGCAGGCAGGGGCTGACTTCATAGCCCCCTCAGGCATGATGGACGGCCAGGTCAGGGCCATAAGGGAGGCCCTTGACACCGCGGGCTTCACTGACGTGGGCATAATGGCCTACTCGGCCAAGTACGCGAGCTCCATGTACGGCCCCTTCAGGGAGGCCGTGGACTCGGCCCCGAGGTTCGGCGACAGGAAGAGCTACCAGATGGACCCGCGCAACGCCAGGGAGGCCATAAAGGAGGTCAGGCTGGACCTTGAGGAGGGGGCCGACATAGTTATGGTCAAGCCGGCCCTCATGTACCTCGACGTCATAAGCCTCGTCAAGAGGACCTACCCAGACGTGCCCCTGGCGGCGTATAACGTCAGCGGCGAGTACGCCATGATAAAGGCGGCTGCGAGGCAGGGCCTCATAGACGGCGTTGCTGCCATGATGGAGGCGCTCTACGCCATAAGGAGGGCGGGGGCCGACATGATAATAACTTACTTCGCCCTTGACGCCGCCAGGGCCATAGCCTCTGGCAAGTCCCCCTTCTGATCACCTCACGTTCCTGAACAGCACGTAAAAGGCCGCCGTCGCAGCGCTGTAAAGCGCTGCAGTTATGAAGAACGGCAGCGTCAGGTTTCCCACAGAGTATATGTAGCCGGTAAGCCATGGACCCATGGACCTCGGAAGCCCATCTATCAGGTTGATCAGGCTCGAGCCCCTGGCCCTCTCCTCCTCCGGAACCATGGTGACCACGAGCGACATGAAGAGGGGGTTAGCCATGTTCATAGCGGCGTTGCGGGCCACAAATATTGCCGCGGCCTCGTAGAGGGAGCTCGAGAAGGGCAGGGCTATCAGGAGCGCTATTCCTATGGCGTGAGTTAAAACTATGGCCCTCACCCTGCCCATGGTCTTGGCCAGGGCGGGGGCCCCTATTGACGCTAGGGCCAGCGTCGCGTCGGCCATCATGTAGACGGGGGAGAGCGTTGCAGCCGTGGCGTGAAACCTTAGGTTAAACCAGAGGGACATGAGGGGGAGTATGAGGCCCGCCCCAAGCCCTATCAGGGCGTCCGTTGAGAGCCTGGCTATGTTCCTTATTGAGCCGAGCCTGAGGGTGATCCTGCCCGTGCCCCTGTAGCCCTCCCTCACCGGGGCCACCAGCGCGGCCGTTGCCATCACAGTTAGCGAGTCCGCGAGCATAGTGTTCCTGAGGCCGACGGCCCAAGGCATGGAGGCCCCCACGATAGCGAAGGCCGTTGACAGTGACGACAGCAGGCTCATGTTTCTGTCTA
It includes:
- the hemB gene encoding porphobilinogen synthase — translated: MTGFPRIRPRRLRSSSALRSLIAEVDLSPSRFIMPLFVDENLKSPIPTPGLEGYTTYPPDSKELINLVNAAMEVGVKSFLIFGVPSTKDEVGSRAFAEDGPVQRALRTIRSEVGWEPVLMTDLCICEYTSHGHCGIPVNSRRGTVIDNDSTLKVYQKIAVSQAQAGADFIAPSGMMDGQVRAIREALDTAGFTDVGIMAYSAKYASSMYGPFREAVDSAPRFGDRKSYQMDPRNAREAIKEVRLDLEEGADIVMVKPALMYLDVISLVKRTYPDVPLAAYNVSGEYAMIKAAARQGLIDGVAAMMEALYAIRRAGADMIITYFALDAARAIASGKSPF
- a CDS encoding MFS transporter, with protein sequence MRLRLPRLTHEELLLVLTGSLSGIIFGSTTLALPLYLKSLGLDSFQVGLLVGGYVLVGSTTGLLVSALADAYGRKRFFIVGRLVSAAAYLLLFLGVPAAALLIFGLGGGSLQALMAEKSRDIDRNMSLLSSLSTAFAIVGASMPWAVGLRNTMLADSLTVMATAALVAPVREGYRGTGRITLRLGSIRNIARLSTDALIGLGAGLILPLMSLWFNLRFHATAATLSPVYMMADATLALASIGAPALAKTMGRVRAIVLTHAIGIALLIALPFSSSLYEAAAIFVARNAAMNMANPLFMSLVVTMVPEEERARGSSLINLIDGLPRSMGPWLTGYIYSVGNLTLPFFITAALYSAATAAFYVLFRNVR